A stretch of the Massilia sp. W12 genome encodes the following:
- a CDS encoding M4 family metallopeptidase produces MNRRHSALPLPLSCLALAILHILTFSQSASAADLVAPADPHASAAKEQQRKHVLAGPQDAKKQALAQQFAREHLQQLLAHKGNAGDDVQVLRSFSDARGRVFVHVQHTQGGIPVWGSQAIVEMESDGMLAHVVDDVKPQVNRGFAKASLQASVTAENANALAQAAAGMSARQMTAPARSDLWLLRDDSGRDRLAWRVALRREDGGKDTTMPVVFIDAHSGATLWKYDNLQTASVAVSGVSNYEGTLSLTGFQSGSTYYLEDVGRKLGTFNYNNTTSSLSRVSSSSADFNSTVHKAAVDAHYGAVKTYDYFKNVHGRNGIDGNGGPGSTMSIDGVTSLIGSRVHYSTRYNNAFWNGSYMTYGDGDGTTFGPLTSLDIAGHEMTHGITERTAGLVYSGESGALNESMSDVFGALVERYAKGESAATWKIGEQVYTPANGTGDALRYMDNPHLASNNGFTADDDPDHYSERYTGTADNGGVHINSGIANKAFHLVAKGGSHHLGGTMTGIGADDAAKIWYKALTTYMTSSTNFAGARSATLNAATALFGATSAQYNAVCNAWNMVGVGASCNVVPNPNPGTDLLSNGGFETAITPWIMSGTGAFYIANGNYPQAGTGYAYFGNANSVTGQTYQQVTLPAGSNLNFSYYLNVSSAETTTTTQYDKLFVEVRDTSGVLLATLATYSNLNKAATGAYSLKSHSLGAYAGRTIRLQFRTTTDSSNITTFRVDTAAVK; encoded by the coding sequence CCTCCACATCCTTACCTTCAGCCAAAGCGCCTCTGCTGCTGACCTGGTGGCGCCAGCTGATCCACACGCCAGCGCGGCCAAAGAACAGCAGCGCAAACATGTGCTGGCCGGGCCGCAGGATGCAAAAAAACAAGCCCTGGCGCAGCAATTTGCGCGTGAACATCTGCAGCAGCTGTTGGCGCACAAGGGCAATGCCGGCGACGATGTGCAAGTGTTGCGCAGCTTCAGCGACGCGCGCGGGCGCGTGTTTGTGCATGTGCAGCACACTCAGGGCGGGATTCCGGTGTGGGGTTCGCAAGCGATTGTTGAAATGGAAAGCGATGGCATGCTGGCGCATGTGGTGGACGATGTGAAGCCGCAAGTCAATCGCGGCTTCGCCAAGGCCAGCCTGCAAGCATCGGTGACGGCGGAAAACGCCAACGCCCTGGCGCAAGCCGCCGCCGGGATGAGCGCGCGCCAGATGACCGCGCCAGCCCGGAGTGACTTATGGCTGTTGCGTGATGACAGCGGGCGCGACCGCCTGGCCTGGCGCGTTGCCCTGCGGCGCGAAGATGGCGGTAAAGACACCACCATGCCGGTGGTCTTTATTGACGCGCACAGCGGCGCCACGCTGTGGAAGTATGACAATCTGCAAACCGCCAGCGTGGCTGTGAGCGGGGTTTCCAATTACGAAGGGACACTCAGCCTGACAGGCTTTCAGAGCGGTTCCACCTATTATCTGGAAGATGTCGGCCGCAAACTCGGCACATTTAACTATAACAACACCACTTCGTCCTTGTCGCGCGTCAGCAGCAGCAGCGCTGACTTTAACAGCACCGTACACAAAGCGGCAGTGGACGCCCACTATGGCGCGGTGAAGACTTATGACTATTTCAAAAACGTGCATGGCCGCAATGGAATTGACGGCAATGGCGGCCCCGGCAGCACCATGTCGATTGACGGCGTGACCAGTTTGATCGGCTCGCGCGTGCATTATTCGACGCGCTACAACAACGCGTTTTGGAACGGCTCTTACATGACCTATGGCGATGGCGACGGCACGACTTTCGGCCCGCTCACCTCGCTCGACATTGCCGGCCATGAAATGACGCATGGCATCACCGAGCGCACTGCCGGCCTGGTGTATTCCGGCGAATCCGGCGCCTTGAATGAATCCATGTCGGATGTGTTCGGCGCCTTGGTCGAACGTTACGCCAAGGGCGAAAGCGCAGCCACCTGGAAAATCGGCGAACAGGTGTATACCCCGGCCAATGGCACAGGGGACGCCTTGCGCTATATGGACAATCCGCATCTGGCCAGCAATAACGGATTTACCGCCGATGACGACCCCGACCACTACAGTGAGCGCTACACCGGCACGGCGGACAATGGCGGGGTGCACATCAATTCCGGCATCGCGAATAAAGCGTTTCATCTGGTGGCCAAGGGCGGCAGCCACCATCTGGGCGGCACGATGACCGGCATAGGCGCGGATGACGCCGCCAAAATCTGGTACAAGGCGCTCACCACCTATATGACCTCCAGCACCAATTTCGCCGGCGCCCGCAGCGCTACGCTGAATGCCGCGACTGCGCTGTTTGGCGCAACGAGCGCGCAATACAATGCGGTGTGCAATGCCTGGAACATGGTCGGGGTGGGCGCTTCCTGCAATGTCGTGCCCAATCCCAACCCCGGCACGGATCTGCTCAGCAATGGCGGCTTTGAAACCGCGATTACGCCCTGGATCATGTCCGGCACAGGCGCTTTTTATATTGCGAATGGCAATTATCCGCAAGCCGGCACGGGTTACGCCTATTTCGGCAACGCCAACAGTGTGACGGGACAAACCTATCAGCAAGTCACGCTGCCAGCCGGCAGCAATCTGAACTTCAGCTATTACCTGAACGTCAGCTCGGCGGAAACCACCACCACCACGCAATACGATAAATTGTTTGTCGAGGTGCGTGACACATCAGGTGTTTTGCTGGCGACCCTGGCCACCTACAGCAATTTGAATAAGGCTGCGACAGGGGCGTACAGTCTGAAGAGCCACAGCCTGGGAGCTTACGCAGGCCGCACCATCCGTCTGCAGTTCAGAACCACGACGGATTCCAGCAATATCACCACTTTCCGGGTGGATACGGCGGCGGTGAAATAA